In the Ostrinia nubilalis chromosome 15, ilOstNubi1.1, whole genome shotgun sequence genome, one interval contains:
- the LOC135078623 gene encoding uncharacterized protein LOC135078623, translated as MRSSILLIMLNLEFLQAFFLFAEKHEPILFCFKICPLYCSPRRRDEDASSLIYIEDDPPPPYEDYSPHPYHAGHYIFCHSKPTTKPKPTTTTPMPTTTEEPTFICLLCMKKCGFPPKSR; from the exons ATGCGAAGTTCCATTTTACTGATTATGTTGAACTTGGAGTTCTTGCAGGCGTTTTTTCTATTCGCTG AAAAACACGAGCCcatattgttttgtttcaaaatctgtcCGTTGTACTGCTCGCCGCGGCGGCGTGACGAGG ATGCATCATCCCTGATCTACATCGAAGACGATCCACCTCCCCCCTATGAGGACTACAGTCCCCACCCTTACCACGCTGGTCACTACATCTTCTGCCATTCCAAGCCGACTACGAAGCCCAAACCCACGACAACTACACCTATGCCGACCACGACAGAAGAGCCTACATTTATATGTTTGTTATGTATGAAGAAGTGCGGGTTTCCGCCTAAAAGtagataa